The Streptomyces sp. NBC_01268 genome segment CCGCCACCTCGGCGTCGACCCCGGCCGGGCCGACGACCGGCTCGCGATGCTCGACGCCTTCGAGACCGACCTGCTGCGCGTCTTCGACCCCGCCGACGGCGAGCCCCGCCACCCGCTGCTGCGCGCGCTGCGCCCCGCCGTCGAGCGCCACGGGCTCACCCCCGAGCCGTTCCTCGGCCTGGTCGCCGCCAACCGGCAGGACCAGCTGGTCCGTCGCTACGAGACCTACGACGACCTCCTCGCCTACTGCGAGCTCTCCGCCAACCCCGTCGGCCGGCTCGTCCTGGCGATCACCGGCACCGCCACCCCCGAACGCCTGCGCCGCTCCGACGAGATCTGCACCGCGCTGCAGATCGTCGAGCACCTCCAGGACGTCACCGAGGACCTGGCGCGCGACCGGATCTATCTGCCCGCCGAGGACATGAAGCGTTTCCACGTCACCGAGGACGACCTGGCCCGGCCCACCGCCGGAGCCTCCGTGCGCGCCCTGATCGCCTTCGAGGCCGACCGGACCCGCGCCCTGCTCGACGCCGGCGCCCCGCTGGTCGGCAGCGTCCAGGGGCGGTTGCGGCTGCTGCTCGCCGGCTTCACCGCCGGGGGGTACGCGGCGCTCGACGCGATCGCGGACGCCGGGTTCGACGTCCTGCCCGGGCCGCCCAAGGCCGACAAACCGAGTCTGATGCGCCGGGCCGGCTCCGTCCTGCTCGCGGCGCGGAGAGAGGGGTGAGCCGGACCGTGGAGGAACAGCCGCAGCCGTCCGCACCGGTACAGGCCGCGTACAGCTACTGCGAGGCCGTGACCGGGCAGCAGGCCCGCAACTTCGCCTACGGGATCCGACTCCTGCCGGTCGAGAAGCGGCAGGCCATGTCGGCGCTCTACGCGTTCTCGCGCCGCGTCGACGACATCGGTGACGGGCCGCTCGCGCCCGACGACAAGGACCGGCGCCTGGAGGCGACCCGGGCCCTGCTCGCGCGGGTGCGCGCCGGCGAGATCGAGGAGGACGACACCGATCCGGTCGCCGTCGCCCTCGCGGACGCCGCCCGCCGCTTCCCGATCCCGCTCGGCGGGCTCGACGAACTCATCGACGGCGTCCTCATGGACGTGCGCGGCGAGACGTACGAGACCTGGGACGACCTCAAGGTCTACTGCCGCTGCGTCGCCGGGGCCATCGGCCGGCTCTCGCTCGGCGTCTTCGGCACCCAGCCCGGCGCCCCCGGCGTCGAACGCGCCGCCGAGTACGCCGACACCCTCGGGCTCGCCCTCCAGCTGACCAACATCCTCCGCGACGTGCGGGAGGACGCCGGCAACGGGCGCACCTATCTGCCCGCCGACGACCTGGCCAAGTTCGGCTGCTCCGACGGCTTCGGCAGCGAGACCCCGCCCGCCGGGGCCGACTTCGACGGCCTCGTCCACTTCGAAGTGCGGCGCGCCCGCGCGCTGTTCGCCGAGGGGTACCGGCTCCTGCCCATGCTGGACCGGCGCAGCGGCGCCTGCGTCGCCGCCATGGCCGGGATCTACCGCCGGCTGCTCGACCGGATCGAGCGCGATCCCGCGGCCGTGCTGCGCGGCCGGGTCTCGCTGCCCGGGCGCGAGAAGGCCTACGTCGCCGTGCGGGGGCTCTCCGGCCTCGACGCCCGGCACATCTCCCGGCGCACGCTCCGGAGGCCGGCGTGAAGCCCGCCAGGGGCCGCGCGGAGACAACCCGGGCCGCCCGTTCCGCGTCTGTGATCACGACGTTCCCAGGGGAGGCCGCCGCATGACCGCCGACGAGTGCTGTGCCACGCCCGGGGACGCCGCGCTCCACGGCGGCTCGCGGCCGCACGCCGTCGTCGTCGGCGGCGGCCTCGCCGGGGTCACCAGCGCGCTCCAGCTGGCCGACGCCGGAGTCCGGGTCACCCTGCTGGAAGGCCGCCCCCGGCTCGGCGGCCTCGCCTTCTCCTTCCGGCGCGGCGAGCTCAGCGTCGACAACGGGCAGCACGTCTACCTGCGCTGCTGCACCGCGTACCGCTGGTTCCTCGACCGCGTCGAGGGGGCGCACCTCGCGCCCGTGCAGGACCGCCTCGACGTGCCCGTGCTCGACGTCGGCCACCCGGCCGGGCCCCGGCTCGGGCGACTGCGGCGTTCGGCCCTGCCGGTGCCCCTGCACCTCGCCCGGAGCCTCGCCACCTACCCGCACCTCTCGCTCGCCGAGCGGGCGAGCGTCGGGCGGGCCGCGCTCGCCCTGAAGAAGCTGGACCCGGCCGACCCCGCCCTCGACGGCATCGACTTCGCCACCTGGCTCGGACGGCACGGCCAGTCCCCGCGCACCGTCGAGGCCCTGTGGGACCTGGTCGGCGTCGCCACCCTCAACGCCACCGCGCCGCACGCCTCCATGGGACTCGCCGCGATGGTCTTCAAGACCGGCCTGCTCTCCGAGCCCGGCGCCGCCGACATCGGCTGGGCGCACGTCCCGCTCGGCGACCTGCACGACACCCTCGCCCGCAAGGCCCTGGACTCGGCCGGCGTGCGCACCGAGGTGCGCACCAAGGCCGAGCGGATCCTGAGCCGGGAGGGCGGCGGCTGGAGCGTCCACACCGCCGGGGAGGTCCTGGAGGCCGACACCGTCGTCCTCGCCGTACCCCAGCGCGAGACGCGCGAGCTGCTGCCCGACGGGGCGCTCGACGACCCCGACAGGCTCCTCGACATCGGCACCGCGCCCATCCTCAACCTGCACGTCGTCTACGACCGCAAGGTCCTGCGGCAGCCCTTCTTCACCGCGCTCGGCTCCCCGGTCCAGTGGGTCTTCGACCGCACCGAGTCCTCCGGCCTCACCGGGGGCGGCCAGTACCTCGCGATCTCCCAGTCCGCCGCCCAGGACGACATCGACGAGCCCGTCGCCGTCCTGCGCGAGCGCTACCTGCCCGAGCTGGAGCGGCTGCTGCCCGCCGCCCGCGGCGCCGGGATCCGCGACTTCTTCGTCACCCGGGAGCGCACCGCCACCTTCGCCCCGACCCCCGGCGTAGGGCGACTGCGCCCCGGCGCCCGCACCCACGCCCCGGGCCTGTACCTGGCCGGCGCGTGGACCGCCACCGGCTGGCCCGCGACCATGGAGAGCGCCGTCCGCAGCGGCTTCAGCGCCGCGGGCGCCGCGCTCTCCGCCCTCGGCCGCCGCTACGACCATCCGCTGCAGGAGGCGGCATGAGTGTGAGTACCGGAACTAGAGGAGAAACCGTGCCGACTGTGCCCCCGGGGAATCCGGCGGTCGACACCGCGGACGTCGCCGCGCTGCTGGAACGCGGCCGCGCCCTGTCCACGCCCGTCATGCGGGCGGCCGTCGACCGCCTCGCGCCGCCCATGGACACCGTGGCCGCGTACCACTTCGGCTGGATCGACGCCCACGGCAAGCCCACCGAGGGCGACAGCGGCAAGGCCGTCCGCCCCGCGCTGGCCCTGATCTCCGCCGAGGCCGCGGGCGCCGGCCCGGAGGTCGGCATCCCCGGCGCCGTCGCCGTGGAGCTGGTGCACAACTTCTCGCTGCTCCACGACGACCTGATGGACGGGGACGAGCAGCGCAGGCACCGCGACACGGTGTGGAAGGTGCACGGCCCCGCCCAGGCCATCCTGGTCGGCGACGCCCTCTTCGCCCTCGCCAACGAGCTGCTCCTCGAACTCGGCACCGTCGAGGCCGGCCGGGCCACCCGCCGGCTGACCACGGCCACCCGCAAGCTGATCGACGGGCAGGCCCAGGACATCTCGTACGAGCACCGCGAGCGGGTCACCGTCGAGGAGTGCCTGGAGATGGAGGGCAACAAGACCGGCGCCCTGCTCGCCTGCGCCGTCTCCATCGGCGCCGTCCTCGGCGGCGCGGACGACCGCACCGCCGACAAGCTGGAGGAGTACGGCTACCACCTCGGCCTCGCCTTCCAGGCCGTCGACGACCTGCTCGGCATCTGGGGCGACCCGGAGGCCACCGGCAAGCAGACCTGGTCCGACCTGCGCCAGCGCAAGAAGTCCCTGCCGGTCGTCGCCGCCCTCGCCGCCGGCGGCCCCGCCTCCGAGCGGCTCGGCGAACTGCTCGCCGCCGACGCCAAGAGCAGCGACTTCGACAGCTTCTCCGAGGAGGAGTTCGCCACCCGCGCCGCCCTCATCGAGGAGGCCGGCGGGCGCGAGTGGACCTCCCAGGAGGCCCGCCGCCAGCACGCCGTCGCCATCGAGGCCCTGCACGACGTGGAGCTGCCGGCCCATGTCCGCGCCCAGCTCACCGCGCTGGCCGATTTCGTCGTCGTACGGAAGAGATGATCACCATCACTCTGATATGAGTGCGCAGTCGCCGGCCGGTGCCTCCCGGCACCGGCCGACGGCAGACCCGAAGAAGCAGATCAACGCGGAAGTACTCCGAAGTACACCGACTGCACGAAGGGGAAGCCATGACAGCGACGACCGACGGAAGCGCCGGGGCCGTGGGACCCCGAGCAGCCGCGGCCAGCGACACCACAGACCGCACCGACAGCGAGGAGGCGGCGCTCGAAGCATCCGCCGCCCGGGCCGCGGAGCTCTCCGTACGCCACCTCCTCGGCCGCCAGGACGCCGAAGGCTGGTGGAAGGGCGACCTGGAGACCAACGTCACCATGGACGCCGAGGACCTCCTGCTGCGCCAGTTCCTCGGCATCCTGGACCCGGAGACCACCCGCGCCGCCGCCCTGTTCATCCGGGGCGAGCAGCGCGAGGACGGCACCTGGGCCACGTTCTACGGAGGGCCCGGCGAGCTCTCCGTCACCATCGAGGCCTATGTCGCCCTGCGGCTGGCCGGAGACCTCCCCGACGCCCCGCACATGGCGCGCGCCGCCGCCTGGATCCGTGAGCGGGGCGGCATCGCCGCGGCCCGGGTCTTCACCCGGATCTGGCTCGCCCTGTTCGGCTGGTGGCGCTGGGAGGACCTGCCCGAACTGCCGCCCGAGCTGATCTACCTGCCCTCGTGGTTCCCGCTCAACATCTACGACTTCGGCTGCTGGGCCCGGCAGACGATCGTGCCGCTCACCGTCGTCTCGGCCAAGCGCCCGGTGCGGCCCGCGCCCTTCGCGCTGGACGAGCTGCACACCGACCCGGACCGGCCGAACCCGGCGAAACGTCTTCCCTCCGCGGCCAGTTGGGACGGCTTCTTCCAGCGGGTCGACAAGGGGCTGCACCTCTACCGCAAGCTGGCCCCGCGCCGGCTGCGGAAGAGCGCCATGGACGTCGCCGCCCGCTGGATCATCGAGCGGCAGGAGAACGACGGCTGCTGGGGCGGTATCCAGCCGCCCGCCGTCTACTCGGTGATCGCCCTCCACCTCCTCGGCTACGACCTGGACCACCCGGTCATGCGGGCCGGCCTGGAGTCCCTCGACCGGTTCGCTGTGTGGCGCGAGGACGGCGCCCGGATGATCGAGGCCTGCCAGTCGCCGGTCTGGGACACCTGTCTCGCCACCATCGCCCTCGCCGACGCCGGGGTGCGCCCCGACGACCCGGCGCTGGTCAAGGCGGCCGACTGGATGCTGGGCGAGGAGATCGTGCGCACCGGCGACTGGGCGGTGCGGCGGCCCGGACTCCCGCCCGGCGGCTGGGCGTTCGAGTTCCACAACGACAACTACCCGGACATCGACGACACCGCCGAGGTGATCCTCGCGCTGCGCCGGGTGAACCACCCCGACCAGGCGCGGGTCGACGCGGCCATCGCCCGGGCCGCCCGCTGGACCGTCGGCATGCAGTCGAAGAACGGCGCGTGGGCCGCCTTCGACGCCGACAACACCAGTGCCTTCCCCAACCGGCTGCCGTTCTGCGACTTCGGCGAGGTCATCGACCCGCCCTCCGCCGACGTCACCGCCCACGTGGTGGAGATGCTGGCGTACGAGGGCAAGGCCGGCCACCCGCGCGCCCGCCGGGGCATCGAGTGGCTGCTCGCCGAGCAGGAGCCGGGCGGGGCCTGGTTCGGCCGCTGGGGCGTCAACTACGTCTACGGCACGGGCTCGGTCGTGCCCGCCCTGACCGCCGCCGGACTGGCCGTCGGGCACCCCGCGATCCGGCGGGCCGTCGCCTGGCTGGAGTCGGTGCAGAACGAGGACGGCGGCTGGGGCGAGGACCTGCGCTCCTACTCGGAGCGCCAGTGGGTCGGCCACGGCACCTCCACCGCCTCGCAGACCGCCTGGGCGCTGATCGCGCTGCTCGCGGCGGGCGAGCGGGGGTCGGAGGCGGTCCGGCGGGGCGTCGCCTGGGTGGTCGCGACCCAGCGGGAGGACGGCTCCTGGGACGAGCCGTACTTCACCGGCACGGGCTTCCCCTGGGACTTCTCGATCAACTACCACCTGTACCGGCAGGTCTTCCCGCTCACGGCGCTCGGCCGCTACGTGAACGGGGAGCCGGTGCTCCGCGGACCCGGGAGGGCCTGATGGCCCGGGACCCCGGCGCCGCCGCCGCACCCGACGGGCCCGCCCTCCCGGCCGCCCCCGCCGTCGTGCCGCCGCTGCTGATCGCCTGCGCCCTCGGCATCGAGCAGCTGGCGCTGCGCAGCGGCGCGCGCGGCGCCGAGCGGGCGGCGGCGCCCGCGCCGATGACCGTGATGCGGACCGGCATGGGCCCGGCGCACGCGCGCCGGGCCGTCTCCCGGGCCCTGGAGGCCGAGGCCTGGCGGGACGCGGCCGTCATCGCCTCCGGCTTCTGCGCCGGGCTCGCCCCCGGGATGCACCCCGGCGACCTGATCGTCGCCGACGAGACCCGCGGCCCCGACGGGGTGACCCCCTGCACGGGCACGGAGCTGCTGGTCAAGGCGCTCGCCAGGGCCGTGCCCGGGCGGACCGTCCACACCGGCCCGCTGACCGGCTCCGACCACGTGGTGCGCGGCCCGGAGCGGGCCGCGCTGAGGGCCGGCGGGGCCGTCGCCGTCGACATGGAGTCCGCCGCCACCCTGCGTACGGCGGTGGCGGCCGGACCCCGCCCGGTTGCGGCCGTACGGGTGGTCGTGGACGCTCCAGAACATGAACTGGTCCGGATCGGCACGGTGCGCGGTGGAATATCGGCTTTCCGCGTTCTTCGTGCCGTCCTTCCCGCTTTCTTCGAATGGCACCGTTCTTTGCTGCTCCCCAGGAGGTGAGCGAGTTATGGCCATGCCGCTCCGTCAGTCCATCCGGGTCGGGACCTACCTCTTCGAACAGAAGCTCCGCAAGCG includes the following:
- the hpnE gene encoding hydroxysqualene dehydroxylase HpnE; its protein translation is MTADECCATPGDAALHGGSRPHAVVVGGGLAGVTSALQLADAGVRVTLLEGRPRLGGLAFSFRRGELSVDNGQHVYLRCCTAYRWFLDRVEGAHLAPVQDRLDVPVLDVGHPAGPRLGRLRRSALPVPLHLARSLATYPHLSLAERASVGRAALALKKLDPADPALDGIDFATWLGRHGQSPRTVEALWDLVGVATLNATAPHASMGLAAMVFKTGLLSEPGAADIGWAHVPLGDLHDTLARKALDSAGVRTEVRTKAERILSREGGGWSVHTAGEVLEADTVVLAVPQRETRELLPDGALDDPDRLLDIGTAPILNLHVVYDRKVLRQPFFTALGSPVQWVFDRTESSGLTGGGQYLAISQSAAQDDIDEPVAVLRERYLPELERLLPAARGAGIRDFFVTRERTATFAPTPGVGRLRPGARTHAPGLYLAGAWTATGWPATMESAVRSGFSAAGAALSALGRRYDHPLQEAA
- a CDS encoding polyprenyl synthetase family protein translates to MPPGNPAVDTADVAALLERGRALSTPVMRAAVDRLAPPMDTVAAYHFGWIDAHGKPTEGDSGKAVRPALALISAEAAGAGPEVGIPGAVAVELVHNFSLLHDDLMDGDEQRRHRDTVWKVHGPAQAILVGDALFALANELLLELGTVEAGRATRRLTTATRKLIDGQAQDISYEHRERVTVEECLEMEGNKTGALLACAVSIGAVLGGADDRTADKLEEYGYHLGLAFQAVDDLLGIWGDPEATGKQTWSDLRQRKKSLPVVAALAAGGPASERLGELLAADAKSSDFDSFSEEEFATRAALIEEAGGREWTSQEARRQHAVAIEALHDVELPAHVRAQLTALADFVVVRKR
- the hpnC gene encoding squalene synthase HpnC, which translates into the protein MTGTRQVHPDASSRTTLGKAADENFPVAPFFLPRAWRDDLMRVYGFARLVDDIGDGDLAPGGADARHLGVDPGRADDRLAMLDAFETDLLRVFDPADGEPRHPLLRALRPAVERHGLTPEPFLGLVAANRQDQLVRRYETYDDLLAYCELSANPVGRLVLAITGTATPERLRRSDEICTALQIVEHLQDVTEDLARDRIYLPAEDMKRFHVTEDDLARPTAGASVRALIAFEADRTRALLDAGAPLVGSVQGRLRLLLAGFTAGGYAALDAIADAGFDVLPGPPKADKPSLMRRAGSVLLAARREG
- the hpnD gene encoding presqualene diphosphate synthase HpnD, with product MSRTVEEQPQPSAPVQAAYSYCEAVTGQQARNFAYGIRLLPVEKRQAMSALYAFSRRVDDIGDGPLAPDDKDRRLEATRALLARVRAGEIEEDDTDPVAVALADAARRFPIPLGGLDELIDGVLMDVRGETYETWDDLKVYCRCVAGAIGRLSLGVFGTQPGAPGVERAAEYADTLGLALQLTNILRDVREDAGNGRTYLPADDLAKFGCSDGFGSETPPAGADFDGLVHFEVRRARALFAEGYRLLPMLDRRSGACVAAMAGIYRRLLDRIERDPAAVLRGRVSLPGREKAYVAVRGLSGLDARHISRRTLRRPA
- a CDS encoding phosphorylase family protein gives rise to the protein MARDPGAAAAPDGPALPAAPAVVPPLLIACALGIEQLALRSGARGAERAAAPAPMTVMRTGMGPAHARRAVSRALEAEAWRDAAVIASGFCAGLAPGMHPGDLIVADETRGPDGVTPCTGTELLVKALARAVPGRTVHTGPLTGSDHVVRGPERAALRAGGAVAVDMESAATLRTAVAAGPRPVAAVRVVVDAPEHELVRIGTVRGGISAFRVLRAVLPAFFEWHRSLLLPRR
- the shc gene encoding squalene--hopene cyclase, with product MTATTDGSAGAVGPRAAAASDTTDRTDSEEAALEASAARAAELSVRHLLGRQDAEGWWKGDLETNVTMDAEDLLLRQFLGILDPETTRAAALFIRGEQREDGTWATFYGGPGELSVTIEAYVALRLAGDLPDAPHMARAAAWIRERGGIAAARVFTRIWLALFGWWRWEDLPELPPELIYLPSWFPLNIYDFGCWARQTIVPLTVVSAKRPVRPAPFALDELHTDPDRPNPAKRLPSAASWDGFFQRVDKGLHLYRKLAPRRLRKSAMDVAARWIIERQENDGCWGGIQPPAVYSVIALHLLGYDLDHPVMRAGLESLDRFAVWREDGARMIEACQSPVWDTCLATIALADAGVRPDDPALVKAADWMLGEEIVRTGDWAVRRPGLPPGGWAFEFHNDNYPDIDDTAEVILALRRVNHPDQARVDAAIARAARWTVGMQSKNGAWAAFDADNTSAFPNRLPFCDFGEVIDPPSADVTAHVVEMLAYEGKAGHPRARRGIEWLLAEQEPGGAWFGRWGVNYVYGTGSVVPALTAAGLAVGHPAIRRAVAWLESVQNEDGGWGEDLRSYSERQWVGHGTSTASQTAWALIALLAAGERGSEAVRRGVAWVVATQREDGSWDEPYFTGTGFPWDFSINYHLYRQVFPLTALGRYVNGEPVLRGPGRA